The Piliocolobus tephrosceles isolate RC106 chromosome 16, ASM277652v3, whole genome shotgun sequence DNA window AGTCCAGGTCCCCAACCTCCTCCAGTTTCCTTAGTGAACTAAGGACCAGTGGAACCAGGAACCCTATCTTGTGGGTACGGGGGCCAGCAGCAGGATCACAGTGGTAGGCTCAGCAAGGCGTCAGGTGAGAACCTTGATTTCAGtgataattcatttttcttgatAACTGGACTTTAAGAAATAGAGGGGTGAAATTAAGAAAGTATTCCTTGGGGTGGGATGAAACCCTTCTACATCCTGACACCAGCAGCTACAAATGATAAGGATGCACAAGGACTAATTTCAAACATGccaggatttttttatttttcagtgtaaaAATCAAACATGATAAACCTAGAAAACTATCAGCAGGGCTGCTTCTTACAGGATTCTGGCAAGGGTTAGCATTGCTACATTTCAGAAGCTGACTTTCTTTAAACCGTCTTTACAGAGGAGTAGACTTCACAGTGCCACACATGACTGGGCTCTGGGTAGAACTCCATAGGAGTGACGAGGGAAAGTCACCACTGGGCAGGGAGGGCATTTCTGAGAAATGCAGATGAGAGGAGAGGCTGTGAGCACAGGCTGTGTCAAAACCCAGGGCAAGGGTTTCCTCCCGCCTTCCCTCCCAGTGGGAAGGCCACCCTGAGCCCCAAACCACATTCTGTTCCTTCCTCGTCATTCTTCAGACAATGGTCATCCACAGACCACATGTGTGGTGGCTTTGGCaaccagaaatttaaaataagctATGTTTTTTCCAGAAGCCAAAATGATCCTGCACCAAAGCTCATAGACTGAGAACCTGAGCATGCAAAACCACAGTCTGGGTGAAGGGATGTCTGCTTTGTAAATGACCTGCTAATTCTTTGCAACCCACAGTAATTTGGTTTCTGTGAACCCACAGAAGCAGGCCCACCAAAAAGGGCCTTGTCTGCTAGCCTGGAGTGTACATGAGTCACTGGCGGTGGGATCAGTCATTTACAAGGCTGCGCCATTTTCCTAACATGTTAAAATGTGTGTTCTCAGTCTTTTCAAGGGAGGAAGAAGCAAAGAGGCACTTACAGAGCGTGAGATAGACTCACAGATGTGCGGCAAGGGCTTGGGGAAGCTGGGTGGCATCTTGGGTCTCCTCTCCAGGCTTTCTGGAGTGGGGTCCGTGGAGAGATGACAGTGAGAAGCATTTGAAGAAACTCATGAGGTGGCAGGGGCTGGGGTACTAATGGCTGAGGACTCATAGACAGTGAGGGAGCAAAGCGCTTTGACTTCCCTGGGTGCGACACCATGAAGTGTCTACAGCACGTGGTTAGCTCAGGTTGGTTCCAAGGGTCAGTAGGTCCTCTGCCCTTGTGCGTTAAAACAACATGAAGGAAACTGTGTTAGAGATCAGTTACCTCCATCATTCATTTGTAAAGGAATTACTATTAGGATCTAGCACGGTCTTGGGatatttttcatgtctttgaATTGATGACACAGTACATTTTCCACTGAAAATTTACAACCATCCAACATAATCCACACCACCCCTCAATGGTAACATTAGCTCATATACAAAATTATGGAAAACCTCACAACATCCTTGGAAGGTAGATATTGTTATATCCTTACAAAAATTTAATACACCTATTAACATTCCTGTTTCAAATAGCTCAATCGATATCCACACATAAGAGCCCACTATTGTGATACAGTATTAAGAAGAAATTCAGGCCAgccgcggtgcctcacgcctgtagccccaacactttgggaggctgaggtgggcagattacttgagcccaggagttcaggaccagcctgggcaacatggtgagactctgtctctacaaaaagtacaaaaattagctgggtgtggtggcccatgcctgtagtctcagctagttgggaggctgagacaggaggatcgctctgcttgttgcttgagcccaggaggttgaggctgcaagtgagccatgattgcaccactgcactcagcctggggaaacagagcgagactttgtctcaaaaggaaaaaaaaaaaaagaggaaacttgTATCCAATTTATTCAAAGTGCAAAAACCTGTGTATCTTCATAACCATGGTGGGGCAAAGACTATCTACAGCTGGGGTGAGGGAGAGGCACAGTCTTGTGTTACTTTACAAGCTCTCAGAAGTTTAAAGCCCACAACTCTCCTTCAGGCTCTTCTGTGTCCATGGTCCTAAAGGGTCAGGAGTCCCGAACCCTGGGCTCATTCTCAGAACCATTCAGTCGAGCTGCCTTGGAGAACAGTCCTTTTCCTGAGGCGGCCCAGGTCCAGCTGCTGGTTTCAGATCAAAATTGGCCTCCTTTATTGGCACTTATATCTCAAATCATTCTCCTTGTCTGAACTCTGGATATAGAGGTTTTCTGAACATACTTTCTGTGTGAACACAAAAATAGCTTCCAATTCTCTAAAAGATGAGGTATCACTATATAtcgctcttttttcttttgttcctggtGCTAAGTTTTAGGACAAAGTTTCAccactcccttttcttttcttgagctCACAAGTCCCAGTGCTGAGTCTTTGAGTCCTCAGATAGCCAAGCTCTTTCACAAATCTTGAGTGTCCCAGAGTTTCCAAATCTCTGCTAGAGTCCAGCATACCTCCTCTCAGTGGGGTACACTTTAAAGTGAGGGCTTAAAAGAAACATTTCCATTGTGGTCTTATCACCTGGGATTATATGTAACagtactgcttttttttttttttttttttttgagatggattctcactctgttgtccaggctggagtgcaatggtgtgatctcgtctcactgcaacctgtgcctcccaggttcaagcaattctcctgcctcagcctcccgagtagctgggattataggtgtgcaccaccacacccagctaatttttgtattttttttctgagatggagtctcgctctgtcacccaggctggagtgcaatggcgcaatctcagctcgccacaacctctgcctcccaggttcaagtgattctcctgcctcagcctcctaagtagctgggactacaggcatgcgccaccacgcccggctaattttgtatttttagtagagacagggtttctccatgttggtcaggctggtctcaaactcccaaactcaggtgatccgcctgcctcggcctcccaaagtgctgggattacaggcctgagccaccgcacccggccctcctTAAAACATCCTAAACCTCACATTCAGTAAGggttggggaggtgggggtgggacaGGAAATAGGAGAATACTAGTGATACAGATGCTACCTGGAAAAACTTTATGTTCTATCTGTTCCTCACGaaacaaagccaaaaagaaaaactttatgtGGATGTGAGATTTGATAGTAACACAGTGTTTCAATTGAGcaaggttttgtgtttttaaacatttctgtttgCCAAAGAAATCTGAGGTTGTGGCTGGGCGCactggctcttgcctgtaattccagtactttgggaggctgaggtgggcagactgcttgagcccaggattttgagactagcctgggcagtatggcgaaagccatctctgcaaaaaaaaaaaaaaaaaaaaaaaaaatacaaaaaattagctgtgcatggtgatgtgcctatagtcccagctacttgggaggctgaggtgggacgattgtttgagcctaggaggtcaaaaTCTGAGGCCATTTTATATCTGGACCATTTTGAGTATGGGCCTAACAAAATGTTAATAAGCACTGCATTTAAAAGGTGAGAAATTTGGTCActgacaggccgggcgcggtggctcaagcctgtaatcccagcactgtgggaggctgagatgggcggatcacaaggtcaggagatcgagaccatctggctaacatagtgaaacccccatctctactaaaaatacaaaaaattagccgggtgaggtggcaggcacccatagtcccagctactcgggaggctgaggcaggagaatggcgtgaacccgggaggtggagcttgcagtgagccgagatcgcaccactgcactccagcctggatgacagagcgagactccgtctcaaaaaaaacaaaaaagattagctggcTTATCTGTGCCAGGGCAAATGTCTTTTTGGGAGAATAACTTGAGGAAACTAAAGActgagttcattttctttttctttttatttttttctggcgGTCGTGGTGGCGACTCACAGGAGAGACATTTCTATTTAGTTGTTTCTCTGTAGGAAGTACCGATGCCACACTTCAGGTAGTGACAGAAAACATTTGGAGAGCTGGGCACTgtttgtgcatgcctgtaatcccagttacttgggaggctgaggcaggaggattgcttgagcacaggagtttgagtctggcctaggcaacatagtgagaccctggtcctctaagaatatatatatatatatatatatacacacacacaaaatataaaaataaatttaaaaactcttgGAGAACtggttctctttcttttccaccctcagcccagttctgtcaCCTTGGCTGCAAGGAAAGTTTgcatgggtttttgtttgtttgtttgtttctgttttagacagagtttcactcttgttgcccaggctggagtgcagtggtgccatcttggctcactgcaacctccacctcccgggttcaagtgattctcctgcctcagcttcccgagtagctaggattacaggcatgcgccaccacgcccggctaattttgtatttttagtagagatgggggtttctccacattggtcaggctggtctcgaactcccagcctcaggtgatctgcctgcctcagcctcccaaagtgctgggattaacaggcataagccaccacgcctggccctttgcATGAGTTTGGTTGTTCCTCAGACCGTGGCCTCCTGGGTGTATGGTGGAAGGCCTGCCTGATAAGAGGCTGGTGGGAAATGCAGGAGAGGGGCCTACAAGGCTTGTGTTCAGAGGGAGTCTGCATGAGAAAGTACAGGTACTGCCTGAAGCTGCTCCAGCGCTTCACTGCCCAGCGGTGGCATATGCAAGTCCTGACTCTGCCCTTCTTCTGCTAAGATTCTCCTTCACCCTCACTCCCCCAGCCCCGACAAGGAGTTGGTTAATTAGTACAGCATAAGGGGTATGTACAGAAGGAAGCGTTTATCTGTGTGATGATAACCACTGCATATCTGGTTCAACTTCAAGGCTTAAGGATGCAGAGTTTCCAcacataaatttttttctggaattgaTGGGCCCCAATCTAGGCTCAGAATGCCACAAAGAAAGTGCCTTTGTGAGTGGTCACCTTACTCAGAAAACTAACCtcagaagaacagaaatcatGCAGCAAATTAATTAGTCACAGGAAAAAGGAGGATCATATCTATAAAAAGAGTCCCCAGGCTGGTGGAATGGGCCTTGGTTTCACAATCTTGAGATGCAAAAGGTGGTctcaggttgggcacagtggctcactcacgcctgtaatcccagcactttgggaggccgaggcgagcagatcacctgaggtcaggagttcgagactggcctggccaacatggtgaaactctgtctctactaaaaatacaaaaattagctggccgtagtggtgggcacctgtaatcctagctactcgggatgctgaggcaggagaattgcttgaacctgggaggcggaggttgcagtgaggcgagatcgtgtcactgcactccagcctggacaagagcgagactctgtctcaaacaaaacaaaacaaagcaaaacaaaaaaagttggtCTCCTCTGCAAAGACTTGAACAGTAATCTAGTGGAAAGGCTTCCTTTCCCTTGTTTCCTCTTCTACTAATCCCTGCTTCcaaattctctttctcttgtcCCTTGAAGAACCAACACGACGTGTGATATTTCAAGAACATAATGAGCAACTTCTCTTTCACAAAGGGAATAAGCAATCTGGAATAGCTTGGAGTCTAGTATTACGGAAATACGGTGATATACTGAAGACTACACACCAAAATACATCCATTCCTTTAGCTGAAGTCTCAAACATGTTGGGACTGTTGCCATGGAATTTCATAAAAccttttttcctgagacagacgCCATGCCACAAAGAAGGATAAGCCATTTGTGCAGTCTGAGGTGGAACATTTTAATTACTGGCAGCACATAGATGAGTTGAGTTGGAGCCGAATGCATAAGCCCTTTAGAAATAAAACGCTAATCTACCAGGAATTTGGGATTCTTGGCTCTGGTAGAAATGTTCACAAAGCTGACTCTTAATTTGTAAATAGGCTCCATGAAGTTGTCCCTGGAAGCAGAATTTATTTCCCCTaacataatttcttaaaaaggaaaaaaaaaaaaaaaggctttggcAAACAGCTGCATGTGCCAATTTGTGTGTACGCTTTGGGGCAAGATCAAAAtacctttctgttttttgttcctCTCCACCACCTTCTTCACATTCACAACTCAGTGGTTAAAGGAAAAACTTAACACACCATTTTCATACCAAAGGAATGTGAAACATGTATTCATATAAATACTCCTCTGCTTAATATCCACACATTAGGAGGTTTAAAAAACAACTTGTGGTTACTGCATAATCACATAAGAATTAAAGCTAGAAGGGACCTAAGAGAACGTTTAAGTCCAAttcctattttatggatgaggaaactgaggtttttttgtctgtttgttttgttttgttttgtttgagacaaggtctcactgtgtcacccaggctggagtgcagtagtgcgatctccgctcaccacaacctccgcctcccaggctcaagcgattctcctgtctcagcctcccgagtagctgggattacaggcatgtgccactactgcccagctaatttttgtatttttagtagagacagggtttcaccatgtgggccaggctggtctcaaactcctgacctcaaatgatgcacctgccttggtctcccaaagtgttgagattacaggtgtgagccaccgagcctggccagaAACTGAGTTTTAAGAGTTAAATGAggacgggtgtggtggttcacacctgtaatcccagcacttttaggaggctgaggcgggctgattgcttgagctcaggagttcaagaccagcatgggcaacatagtgagatcgcatctctacaaaaagaacaacatttagccagacatggtgcacacctgttttcccagtactcgggaggctgaggtgggaggatcacctgagcctggggaggttgaagctgcagtgagccatgattgcaccactgcactccagcctgggcaacagattgagatcctgtctcaaaaaaaaaaaaaaaaaaaaaaaaaaaggtaaatgatTTACTCAAAGTCACATGGCTAATTAGCAAACAGATTTTGTGAACTCTTATTCCAATGCTAATTTTACAATGAGAACAGCACTCCTCCTGATAGTATGTACACATTATGAGTGACAAGGATGACTTATACATCTGCAGAACCGTGATCAGACTTTCAGGAATTTTCATGGAATACAGCAATTCCattataaatgggaaaaaaagggCCGAAGCCTGTCTGATCAAGGAGAACCTCTCAATAGAGGTGTACCTCCTCACCCCATCTCGGAGCTCAGCTCCAATCTAAACACACGTGGCATCTATCTCCAATTCCTCtcctgtggggagggggaggctaAGCcatacttttttgattttttttttttttttttttttggtggaaaaaaATCATTGGCAAATTTGTTTTGGGTCTGCATCACCAGGTCTCCATGAACTCTCTGAAGAAGCTTTAGGTAGCTgtgttttggttgtttgttttctgttggtgCTGCCAAACCATTTCCCCTTTATAACCTTGCTCTGCCAACCTTGACCAAAGGAAAGCGATGTCATCATCCACAGTGGACACATTTCTGGAGTTTCGCTGATGGTCTATatttaaaaccatcagttcttcTGGCATAGATTTTCTCCTATAGACAATTGGTTTAGCCCAAAGCAGCTCAGCTTTTCACTGGATATGGGAGGGTAAAGGATAGAAGCAGAAGTGCCATcagatgacatttttaaaaaatgttgtgatAGGAAATGGATCTGATGCTTGGAGAATGGGGTCTTCAGTTACTCCTAACAGATACTTATTTTATGGCTGTTCTTTTACTTACTCTTAGACTGTCATTTAGATTAGGGAGATTAGATCTTAACCCTTCAGCCTGTGAAGTGCAGAAGGGTGAAGCTTCCCAGCAAGGTCAGCTGGTCAGCTCTTCCTCTTTGTGGATTTGCACGTATGACTGAAAGGCTTTTCCACATATGGTTGATACATCTCAGAAAGAATGTCTCATGTAGCACATCTCCAGGACCACTCATTCCATTGCTGTAGAAGACAATGATTACCAAATACCTTTTTGGCTCTTAAATTCCATAAAATTCAAGTCCTTGATGGGAAAACCAAGGTTTCACAGAAGTAATAATATGCTAGATCTGCGAATAATTTCTGAAGGAAGACAGTGTTTCTCTGGCTACCCGTGTGAACACAGCTAAAAATGGTATGAATAGAAGTTTGGAACTGAGTATGTTTTGAGAGCAATCTGTTAGGCGAGGTCATTGGTTTTTAGAAACGATGCTGAATACTTAGGGGCAATCCCTGAGACCAGATGATCACTTCAGCAGGGCTCTGTGTTCTCCTCTGGCTATGTGAGACGAGAACTCATACCGATCATGGCTTCGATATCCACACATATTACACTCGAAAGGGTCACGGAAGCCGTGGCAGCCCATGTGAATTGTGAACATCACATAGTCCAGGAAGAGGACGCGGCAGTGGTCACACCGATACACATCCATCACCTCCCCTTCCTTGTTGATCACTTTGATGGAGTCTCTTGGGCAGACAGGCGGGGGCTTGAGGAGTTCGTAAGAGCGGGGAACCTCCTTCAGAAGTGGCATCCCATTGCGGGCCCGAGGCAGGACCATGTGATTTTGCTGATATATGTGATTCTGGCGTTCTTCATGGTTGCTGTCAGTGTCCGTAGAGTCGTGGCCACTATTGTTGGGAGAAAGGCCTCTCTCAGAAGGCACGCTCTTCTCTGGAAGGTGGATGCTTTTCTTTTCCAGCTCCTGAGGGGCACCGTTTGGCATCTCAGCCCGGGTGAGGGCTATGGGATACATGCTGCTGATAACTGGAACCATCTCCGAGGTGGGAGCGGGCGGTGTCTGGACCAAGGGGCGCAGGGCTTCGGCGCCGAGATAGCTGATGGCATTATTGATGGCTTGGTCCATCATGCGGGTCTGTATGAGCTCACTCTCTTTCTCATACATGTAACTCGAATTATAGTTGACATCAAAGCAGTGGCGCTTCTCACCTGGAACAAGTGACAGAAAGGGTTACAAAGGGAACACTGTCAAGGCAGAgagtttgtaaatgttttctagaTACCTCAGAAAGGGAGGAAAGTTAAGCTGCCTGCTGCTCAAGAAGACCAAGCCTGGCAGAATGGCTTCCCATTGTGCTATCTCAGGGGACACTGGTTGGCAGCAACATGTTTGGATGGTGAAAATAAAGCCAGCAGGCAGAAGGGAGGGGCAGAGATGTGGTTCAGGCGAGGCCACATGGTAAGGTATGCCCACTGTGCATGTCAGAGGGAGCCCtcaagaaaggagggaaagaagcagGACGCTAGGATGGGGCTAGAGGGACAAGGGAGCTACCAGCCCATGGGAGCCTGGGGCTTCTGCTATAGTTCATGATCTCTTAAGACACAGTCAACTCCCAACtcttattttgcttttgcttgttattttctgCCAGGAATATTAGGTAGCCAGGGGGACGGAAGTGCTG harbors:
- the IKZF3 gene encoding zinc finger protein Aiolos isoform X3, encoding MGSERALVLDRLASNVAKRKSSMPQKFIGEKRHCFDVNYNSSYMYEKESELIQTRMMDQAINNAISYLGAEALRPLVQTPPAPTSEMVPVISSMYPIALTRAEMPNGAPQELEKKSIHLPEKSVPSERGLSPNNSGHDSTDTDSNHEERQNHIYQQNHMVLPRARNGMPLLKEVPRSYELLKPPPVCPRDSIKVINKEGEVMDVYRCDHCRVLFLDYVMFTIHMGCHGFRDPFECNMCGYRSHDRYEFSSHIARGEHRALLK
- the IKZF3 gene encoding zinc finger protein Aiolos isoform X2, giving the protein MYDSMKVKDEYSERDENVLKPEPMGNAEEPEIPYSYSREYNEYENIKLERHVVSFDSSRPTSGKMNCDVCGLSCISFNVLMVHKRSHTGERPFQCNQCGASFTQKGNLLRHIKLHTGEKPFKCHLCNYACQRRDALTGHLRTHSVEKPYKCEFCGRSYKQRSSLEEHKERCRTFLQSTDPGDTASAEARHIKAEMGSERALVLDRLASNVAKRKSSMPQKFIGEKRHCFDVNYNSSYMYEKESELIQTRMMDQAINNAISYLGAEALRPLVQTPPAPTSEMVPVISSMYPIALTRAEMPNGAPQELEKKSIHLPEKSVPSERGLSPNNSGHDSTDTDSNHEERQNHIYQQNHMVLPRARNGMPLLKEVPRSYELLKPPPVCPRDSIKVINKEGEVMDVYRCDHCRVLFLDYVMFTIHMGCHGFRDPFECNMCGYRSHDRYEFSSHIARGEHRALLK